In Podospora pseudopauciseta strain CBS 411.78 chromosome 3, whole genome shotgun sequence, one genomic interval encodes:
- a CDS encoding hypothetical protein (COG:A; EggNog:ENOG503NVSQ) has product MSGPMSTSPAATQPGLIDTLDSFVDFSDYDTNNLYQSPSLSPAGSNKGVFARPIKAETTTANTLLQTNQTLSGPSHQYDLYKQQTGIVPGAIATTFSLNQPNAHLQGYNTGFGSFDYLNMGTNDELFDFNTAPSQGSMTSPELDTMDFDSPSSDPTFFYESTINPSNIGPQEPSGLSSPPPQVFQPGRVWPGMHQQAALAKQQQQQQQQQQQQQQRQRAQVQQQQNKSAQKAKSPQASDPIVEQKITQLLNSMRAKTSEEPSQNNTVLNIPRPKKDEDDMDEDERLLASEEGKKLSSKERRQLRNKVSARAFRSRRKEYITQLESEIANKVTENGDLRAQNRALIDENKRLTDLTRMLLGSPSFSDFLNQLSANPQMLPQSQPQQTSQPEQQRQLPKDINPYAAQQQLHNQQIGLAMVPDQVDFSSLVNMEPSDGFSYQPQVFAVLETPEPIFDANLLSGKTSNFVGQQFDSDDDDKDMPVIEQAPTLAEAKKQEPAPINEEFENNPDFVLYHDSPAPTESMTSPVELDVEALSQSVSELDTFSGIEPEKALSRYELVNTTEDEAVADRAVARIQRLTSKLDCIASRLEMLGVGL; this is encoded by the exons ATGTCAGGGCCTATGTCAACGAGCCCGGCTGCGACGCAGCCTGGGTTGATTGATACCCTCGATTCTTTTGTCGACTTTTCCGACTAcgacaccaacaacctctaCCAGTCTCCCTCTCTTTCACCTGCCGGCTCGAACAAGGGCGTGTTTGCGCGACCGATCAAGGCCGAGACAACAACGGCAAACACCCTGCTCCAGACCAACCAGACGCTAAGCGGGCCCAGCCACCAGTACGACCTCTACAAACAACAAACCGGTATTGTTCCCGGAGCCATCGCAACAACCTTTTCGCTCAACCAGCCCAACGCCCATCTTCAAGGATACAACACCGGATTCGGGAGTTTTGATTATCTCAACATGGGCACCAACGATGAGTTGTTCGATTTTAACACGGCGCCGTCGCAGGGGTCGATGACGTCGCCCGAGTTGGACACCATGGACTTCGACTCGCCCTCGTCGGATCCGACCTTCTTCTACGAGTCCACCATCAACCCGAGCAACATCGGTCCACAGGAGCCATCCGGGCtgtcctcgccgccgcctcaGGTGTTCCAGCCCGGTCGCGTTTGGCCCGGCATGCACCAACAGGCAGCCTTggccaagcagcagcagcagcagcaacaacaacagcaacagcaacagcaaagaCAGCGTGCGCAGgttcaacagcaacaaaacaagTCCGCACAGAAGGCCAAGTCACCGCAGGCCAGCGACCCTATTGTCGAGCAGAAGATTACTCAGCTTCTTAACTCTATGCGCGCCAAGACCTCAGAGGAGCCCTCCCAGAACAATACCGTCCTCAACATCCCCCGCCCAaagaaggacgaggacgacatggatgaggatgagaggcTGCTCGCAAGTGAAGAGGGCAAGAAGCTTAGCAGCAAGGAAAGACGACAGCTCAGAAATAAGGTGTCCGCCCGTGCTTTCAGATCCAGGAGAAAGG AATACATCACCCAGCTTGAAAGTGAAATCGCCAACAAGGTCACCGAGAACGGCGATCTTCGTGCCCAGAACCGCGCCCTGATTGATGAGAACAAGCGTCTCACCGACCTCACACGGATGCTTCTTggctctccctccttctctgaTTTCCTCAACCAGTTGAGCGCAAATCCTCAGATGCTTCCCCAGTCTCAGCCTCAGCAGACCTCCCAACCAGAGCAGCAGCGCCAGTTGCCCAAGGACATCAACCCATATGCCGCTCAACAACAGCTCCACAACCAGCAAATCGGTCTTGCCATGGTTCCTGACCAGGTTGACTTCTCCTCGTTGGTAAACATGGAGCCCAGCGATGGCTTCTCATACCAGCCCCAGGTCTTTGCTGTCCTCGAGACCCCCGAGCCCATCTTTGATGCCAACCTTCTCTCTGGCAAGACCAGCAACTTTGTTGGTCAACAGTTCGATTCGGACGATGATGACAAAGACATGCCCGTCATCGAGCAGGCACCGACCCtcgccgaggccaagaagcaagAGCCCGCTCCCATCAATGAGGAGTTTGAGAATAACCCCGATTTCGTCCTCTACCACGACTCTCCTGCTCCTACCGAGTCAATGACAAGCCCAGTTGAACTTGACGTCGAGGCCCTCTCCCAGTCCGTGTCTGAACTGGACACCTTCAGTGGCATTGAACCCGAGAAGGCACTCAGCCGGTACGAACTGGTGAACACTACCGAGGATGAAGCGGTTGCGGACAGGGCTGTCGCAAGGATACAACGGCTTACCTCCAAGTTGGATTGTATCGCATCCaggttggagatgttggGTGTCGGCTTGTAG
- the SDA1 gene encoding Severe Depolymerization of Actin (COG:U; EggNog:ENOG503NWY1; BUSCO:EOG09260TLW) — MPKRKVAALEKVEADLVSLQYKIRRDPRSYAQEFYDQWLAYDAQRQIFVSSPATASSEDVKKFHDLVDLVAHVANLYPEITAPFPDHLKELLNQHHAVLDKELREKIVGSLVLLKRKDVIDSTSLLTTLFPILINTPSKTLRSLLYTKIISDLREANNKTTNHKLNRTIQTVLHNLVTSDRTSTKGMWACRITRELWRRQVWNDARPVDVMKEACLSDNEKVVVGGVRFFLGGDKEREEALEDDASDDDVDLKKVKHQGTINKKTKKRSKQYEKAIEKIKKQEKKKHAPHPLNFSALHLIHDPQGFAEKLFQKHLQNTKNKFSLENKLLVLQLVTRLVGLHKLTIISLYSWFVKYLSPKQANVTSFLASLAQATHNLVPPDAIEPLIVKIANEFVSEASAVEVCAAGINSIREVAMRQPLCMNETLLQDLVMYQKSKDKGVVMAAKGLQSLYREVYPELLQKKFRGKQATMGLRSGEIKLRRFGEEEEGGIEGLELLARYKEEQKKKKAAEEAEEDENGEKKAKKDDDEEDDGFNSDEWEIGSTDSESSGGWIDVSSDEEDDGPAKKKARKSKGGDDDDDDEAPDLVEKEDPAAEAERITKLATTTILTPADLAKLQELRREAKLDKMLGTTQSKRKKELIEKHIEDGVTAEDIELPAMLGKKSTKEERVALARDGKPGREEHKSTQAIRKSKKEAEGKSTTNKEKARKKNFLMTIGKARAKNKRSLVETKKALTNHIAKSKQGGRRRNGV; from the exons ATGCCGAAAAGAAAGGTTGCCGCGCTCGAAAAGGTCGAGGCTGACCTGGTCAGTTTGCAATACAAGATCCGCAGAGATCCCAG GTCTTATGCGCAGGAATTTTACGACCAATGGCTCGCCTACGACGCCCAGCGCCAGATTTTTgtctcctctcccgccacGGCTTCTAGTGAGGACGTCAAGAAGTTCCACGACTTGGTCGATCTTGTCGCGCACGTCGCGAACCTCTACCCCGAGATTACCGCCCCATTTCCGGATCATCTGAAGGAGTTGCTCAACCAGCACCATGCCGTTCTCGACAAGGAGCTCAGGGAGAAGATTGTGGGCAGCTTGGTGCtgctgaagaggaaggatgTGATCGACTCGACGAGCCTGCTGACGACGCTATTTCCTATTTTGATCAACACACCAAGCAAGACGCTCCGATCTCTGCTGTACACCAAGATTATCAGCGATTTGAGGGAGGcaaacaacaagaccacGAATCACAAGTTGAACCGGACGATTCAGACGGTGCTGCACAATTTGGTCACGTCTGACAGGACTTCGACCAAGGGAATGTGGGCTTGCCGTATCACGAGGGAATTGTGGAGAAGACAGGTCTGGAACGATGCGCGACCGGTCGATGTCATGAAGGAGGCCTGCTTGAGCGACAATGAGaaggttgtggtgggtggtgtgagATTCTTTCTGGGCGGTgacaaggagagagaggaggcgttggaagatgatgccagtgatgatgatgttgatctTAAGAAGGTCAAGCATCAGGGGACGATCaacaagaagaccaagaaaAGGTCGAAGCAGTATGAGAAGGCGATCGAAAAGATCAAAAA gcaagaaaagaagaagcatgCACCACATCCCCTTAACTTCTCGGCGCTCCATCTTATCCACGACCCTCAGGGCTTCGCCGAGAAGCTCTTCCAGAAGCACCTCCAGAACACCAAGAACAAGTTCTCTCTCGAGAACAAGCTTCTTGTCCTCCAGCTTGTGACCCGTTTGGTCGGTCTGCACAAGCTGACCATCATCTCGCTCTACTCCTGGTTCGTCAAGTACCTGTCACCCAAACAGGCCAACGTCACCTCTTTCCTGGCTTCCCTGGCCCAGGCAACACACAACCTCGTCCCACCCGATGCCATTGAGCCATTGATTGTGAAGATCGCCAACGAGTTTGTCTCGGAAGCTTCAGCAGTTGAGGTGTGCGCGGCAGGTATCAATTCCATCAGGGAGGTGGCCATGCGCCAACCGCTGTGCATGAACGAGACCCTCCTCCAGGATCTGGTCATGTACCAAAAGAGCAAGGATAAGGGTGTTGTTATGGCTGCCAAGGGTTTGCAGTCACTCTACAGAGAGGTCTACCCCGAGTTGCTGCAAAAGAAGTTCCGCGGCAAGCAAGCCACCATGGGCTTGAGATCAGGCGAGATCAAGCTGCGCAGGttcggcgaggaagaagaaggcggtaTCGAGGGTCTGGAGTTGTTGGCCCGGTACAaggaggagcaaaagaagaagaaggccgccgaagaggcagaagaggatgagaacggcgagaagaaggcgaagaaggacgacgatgaggaggatgacgggtTCAACTCTGACGAGTGGGAGATTGGTTCTACGGACAGCGAATCCTCGGGCGGGTGGATCGACGTCAGCagtgacgaggaagatgacgggcctgccaagaagaaggcgaggaagagcaagggcggtgatgatgacgatgacgatgaggcGCCCGACCTTGTGGAAAAGGAAGACCCGGCGGCTGAGGCGGAAAGGATAACGAAGCTTGCCACGACGACCATTTTGACGCCGGCTGATTTGGCCAAGCTCCAGGAACTTCGTCGGGAGGCCAAGCTTGACAAGATGCTGGGCACGACGCAGTCCAAGCGCAAGAAGGAGCTTATCGAGAAGCACATTGAAGACGGGGTTACAGCTGAGGATATCGAGCTTCCGGCCATGTTGGGCAAGAAGTcgaccaaggaggagagggtggctCTGGCGAGAGATGGCAAGCCAGGCAGGGAGGAACACAAATCTACTCAGGCCATcaggaagagcaagaaggaggccgagggcaaGAGCACGaccaacaaggagaaggcgaggaagaagaattTCTTGATGACGATTGGCAAGGCGAGGGCCAAGAACAAGAGGAGTTTGGTCGAGACGAAGAAGGCGTTGACGAATCACATTGCGAAGAGCAAGCAGggcgggagaagaaggaacgGTGTTTAA